In a single window of the Zea mays cultivar B73 chromosome 5, Zm-B73-REFERENCE-NAM-5.0, whole genome shotgun sequence genome:
- the LOC103628484 gene encoding imidazole glycerol phosphate synthase hisHF, chloroplastic: MPNADLEDLSLEPEGRIVFKYYHYELLYNAIQFYAFVPAILFCTTQKVVQVSQVFAWPRAIYEEPGKYGSGLEGCVLLGFDIRDVQSPEDIVTAERLVFPGVGAFGSAMDVLNRTGMADALHEYIQRDRPFLGICLGLQLLFDSSEENGPVSGLGVIPGVVRRFDSSNGLIVPHIGWNALQITKDTPLLQGADGQHVYFVHSYRVLPSDANRDWISSICNYGDSFISSISMGNIQAIQFHPEKSGATELSILKEFLRPNSLGTKQQ; this comes from the exons ATGCCCAATGCCGATCTGGAGGATCTCAGTCTCGAACCTGAAGGTCGAATTGTGTTCAAGTATTATCACTATGAATTGTTGTACAATGCGATCCAATTCTATGCATTTGTACCG GCGATACTGTTCTGCACGACTCAGAAGGTTGTACAAGTCTCTCAAGTTTTTGCATGGCCGAG GGCTATATATGAGGAGCCTGGGAAGTATGGCA GTGGGCTTGAGGGCTGTGTGCTTCTTGGCTTCGACATCCGCGACGTGCAGAGCCCGGAGGACATCGTCACCGCGGAACGGCTCGTTTTTCCCGGTGTCGGCGCCTTCGGCTCCGCCATGGACGTCCTCAACAGGACGGGCATGGCCGACGCACTCCATGAGTACATCCAAAGGGACCGCCCCTTCCTAGGCATCTGCCTCGGTCTCCAGCTGCTCTTCGATTCCAGCGAGGAGAACGGCCCGG TGAGCGGCCTCGGTGTGATACCAGGCGTGGTCAGGCGATTTGACTCCTCAAATGGCCTCATAGTTCCACATATTGGCTGGAACGCTCTCCAGATCACCAAGGACACACCACTGTTGCAGGGAGCTGATGGCCAGCATGTGTACTTTGTTCACTCCTACCGCGTACTGCCT TCAGATGCTAATAGAGACTGGATTTCCTCGATATGCAACTATGGTGACAGCTTTATATCCTCCATCTCAATGGGCAACATTCAGGCAATTCAATTTCACCCAGAAAAGAGTGGAG CTACCGAACTTTCTATTCTAAAAGAATTTCTCAGACCTAACTCTCTTGGGACCAAG CAACAGTGA